One region of Oncorhynchus mykiss isolate Arlee chromosome 8, USDA_OmykA_1.1, whole genome shotgun sequence genomic DNA includes:
- the LOC110530023 gene encoding cAMP-specific 3',5'-cyclic phosphodiesterase 4B isoform X3, whose protein sequence is MPEANTMLCVSWGYIKFKRMLNRELTHLSEMSRSGNQVSEFISNTFLDKQNELELPCPMAKTRERKKRTHHQTQQGGQTPSQGTMTQISGVRKVSQTPVLQGCSVSRFGVKTDQEDLLSKDLEDINKWGLNIFRVAEHSHNRPLTCTMYTIFQERDLMKTFKIPADTFVTFMLTLEAHYHADVEYHNSLHAADVAQSTHILLATPALDAVFTDLEILAAIFAAAIHDVDHPGVSNQFLINTNSELALMYNDESVLENHHLAVGFKLLQEDNCDIFQNLTKKQRQSLRRMVIDMVLATDMSKHMSLLADLKTMVETKKVTSSGVLLLDNYTDKIQVMRNMVHCADLSNPTKSLDLYRQWTDRIMNEFSHQGDRERERGIEISPMCDKHTASVEKSQVGFIDYIVHPLWETWADLVHPDAQDILDTLEDNRNWYQSMIPQSPSPPFCTGDGELEGGEGGHKFQFELTLDDGQDEDGQIGREEGERGTEGGRSPMDQGGLEMEIRGASPT, encoded by the exons ATGCCTGAAGCCAACACCATGCTCTGTGTCTCCTGGGGGTACATCAAG TTCAAGAGGATGTTGAACCGGGAGCTGACCCACCTGTCAGAGATGAGTCGCTCCGGCAACCAGGTGTCAGAGTTCATCTCCAACACCTTCCTTG acaaGCAGAATGAGTTGGAGTTGCCGTGCcctatggccaagaccagggagaggaagaagagaaccCACCACCAGACCCAGCAGGGGGGTCAGACTCCGAGTCAAGGGACGATGACCCAGATCAGTGGGGTCAGGAAGGTCAGCCAAACCCCCGTGCTCCAAGGCTGCAGCGTCAGCCGCTTCGGGGTCAAAACAGACCAGGAGGACCTGCTGTCTAAG gacCTTGAGGACATCAACAAGTGGGGTCTGAACATCTTCAGGGTGGCCGAGCACTCCCACAACCGCCCGCTCACATGCACCATGTACACCATCTTCCAG GAGCGAGACTTGATGAAGACGTTCAAGATCCCCGCGGACACATTCGTGACCTTCATGTTGACCCTGGAAGCGCACTACCACGCCGACGTAGAATACCACAACAGCCTCCACGCTGCAGACGTGGCCCAGTCCACACACATCCTGCTCGCCACACCCGCTCTGGAC GCCGTCTTCACAGATCTGGAGATCTTGGCGGCCATCTTTGCGGCAGCCATCCATGATGTGGACCATCCTGGGGTCTCCAACCAGTTCCtcattaacacca ACTCCGAGCTGGCCCTGATGTATAACGACGAGTCGGTCCTGGAGAACCACCACCTGGCCGTGGGCTTCAAGCTGCTGCAGGAGGACAACTGTGACATCTTTCAGAACCTGACCAAAAAACAACGCCAGTCCCTCAGGAGAATGGTCATAGACATG gtacTGGCCACTGACATGTCCAAACACATGAGCCTGCTGGCTGACCTGAAGACCATGGTGGAGACCAAGAAGGTGACCAGCTCTGGAGTACTGCTGCTAGACAACTACACAGACAAGATACAG GTGATGCGTAACATGGTTCATTGTGCAGACCTGAGCAATCCGACCAAGTCACTGGACCTGTACCGCCAGTGGACCGACCGCATCATGAACGAGTTCTCCCACCAGGGAgaccgggagagggagagaggcatcgAGATCAGCCCCATGTGTGATAAGCATACGGCTTCTGTGGAGAAGAGCCAG GTGGGCTTCATAGACTACATCGTCCACCCTCTGTGGGAGACGTGGGCTGACCTGGTGCACCCTGACGCCCAGGATATCCTGGATACCCTGGAAGACAACAGGAACTGGTACCAGAGCATGATCCCCCAGAGCCCCTCTCCCCCCTTCTGCACCGGAGACGGAGAGCTAGAGGGCGGAGAAGGAGGTCACAAGTTCCAGTTTGAGCTGACGCTAGATGACGGACAGGATGAGGATGGACagataggaagggaggagggcGAGAGGGGGACAGAAGGGGGACGGTCGCCAATGGACCAGGGTGGACTAGAGATGGAGATACGTGGGGCTTCCCCCACATAA